The Lasioglossum baleicum chromosome 5, iyLasBale1, whole genome shotgun sequence genome segment AATGACCATGGCAATGAAAACTATTAGCGTAGCAGTAGACAAAATCAATTCGAACGATTTACCCGATATTTATAGTTACATGGGATATACTTTCTGCGGTGTTACATGCGTATTTGGTCCGTGGATATCGTTCAAGGATTACATTTCGATACGGCACATGAATCATCaggtattaaacattttttctgttTGCAGAAGATTTCTCTCTTATAATCAACGAGAATGCGTAACTCCCTTTTCTAATTCTAGGATAAATGGTGGATGCTGTACGCGGCTCAATGTATGTTTTTATCCTTTTTGTTTTTAACTATGTCGAACTGTTGGACACAATGGATAGTAATGGACAGCTCTTGGAAGTAAGTAAAATTTCTTGTGTTTCAAActataatgaatagactgcagatctttatgcaaaataagaattgcctgcatcgattgtaagaagtagaaactaaattgaatgttatttcttcccttcatgatttgaatagagaagaaataatatattgtcatcttcaatttttaaaattttttaacaattttcaacttcatccactcaattttcctatacatTATTATAGAAATATATCAAATTTGATATTATTTCAGGTGGCTATTAGCTTACAGAGATGCGCTGTCTTTTCGAACGTCTCATTATTTCATTTCGTATGTAGCATCCACGGTATTGTTAATAGGAGGATTTCCATATACTCTAGCTACTTTGGTAAAACCATTGAAAGTAGAATTCCCACGATCGCTCGTACAAGTAGTTATTTGTTGGAATGTACCCATGCATTTCTGGTTGAAGACATGTATGTAATCATATCCGATGTTCTTGAGGCACGCTACCATTTTTCTCCATACAATTTAACATATTTCGTAATAATAAACTgttgatataaatttttagaTATATTCCGCCCCAGTATTAGATACTTAGGAAAATTTGGAGCTGTAACCATGACGTATTTAACAAGCGCTCTACTACACGGATTAAATTTCCAATTGGCAGCAGTTTTACTTAGTCTTGGATTTTACACGTACGTAGAATTCCAGCTAAGATCTATGCTTGCAAATATTTTCGACGCGTGTATAGCGTCCAAGCAATGTGCTAAAACGAAATGTACACATACGTGCAACAGTCAGAATTCTTGGTGGGTCTTTCTAACAAACCTGATGTTTTCTGGTCTATCGGTTTTCCATTTAGCGTATTTAGGTCTTATGTTTGATACATCCGAATTACAAGAGACAGGGTATAGTTACATTCATACTATTGACAAATGGTCACAACTTGGATTTGCTAGCCATTGGGTAATTTTTGCTACGTACATGGTATACTTTTTAATTAGGTAACTAACTTAGGTACGTAACTAAACTGTATTCGAAATCTCAATTATCTTTAAACAACTCGATCGTATATAGCTAGTTCTGCTAAACGAACGAATTATTagcattttaatatttcaagtcATACAAGTAACTTATCATATTCATCCTTTTGATACATTTTTATAccacttgcaatcaatagatCATGATAAAGGTAGAGAaaagtgtgtatgtgtgtgtgtatttgtgCGTCGCGTGTATGTATGTGTTAcaagaaaatattagtagaatTCTAAAAGTAAGTAAAATACATAGTTTTTATTAGATTATAAGGTATATTTGCATTTGCATGTGTGTAAAAAACATACATATTATAatcgaattattatttaattgctATAAGAAGTCTTATGCATTATAGTTGTTAAATAATACTTCATTATACaacattttatataaataatattaaactgTATTTTgctaaattttaatgtaatcaTAACAACGAATAAAGTTATtttttcaatcaaaatcaatgcttttcaactgaaataaaacaccATGTTTGTGCATGTAACATAGTACGTAtattactgtgcaaaagaaagaagtacccggccatatttaatagaaaagcgtaaaaaatagtttaaaaTAGAATTAAGGGGGAAGGATAGTAAGGTATATTTGCATTTGCATGTATGTAAAAAACATACATATTATAatcgatttattatttaattgctATAAGAAGTCTTATGTATTATATAGTTGTCAAATAATACTTcattatacaatattttatataaataatattaaactgTATTTTgctaaattttaatgtaatcaTAACAACGAATAAAGTTATtttttcaatcaaaatcaatgcttttcaactgaaataaaacgcCATGTTTGTGCATGTAACATATAGtacgcatatatatatatatacacagctGTACAAACTTTTGTCCGCAAccgtatatatatattcaatatatagatacatacatataaaaaattataaatctaGAAAGAAGAGTAATTTTGAATGACTCGTCTAGATATATTTTTCttcataaaatatatgaaaaaatgcatgtgagattttattgcatattttaaGGCAAAATTGTAATGTCACATATGGTTTTTATACTTTACGCGTTATCATCTTTGATAAATTAGTATGTCATGAATACATTCAGCTTCGTAAAGATAAAATCTCTTGAATATAAGCATTTTACAAGAATCAAATTAATAATGCTCATATATATTACGCTTTTCccaacaatattcaattttctgaaTGATAATAACTAAATCTTTCGATTGATTTTGACTGTACAATTTACCAATGTTGCACGTCATTTACtatacaatttaaattaaatcatATGTTAGTAAACAGTCGGTTCATAATTGATTTTATcagagttctctctctctctctctctctctctctctcaattaAAACATGTATATTTACTTTCTCCATAATTTTCGGTATTTATACCTAAtttgcatatatatataattttatattattaaaatatctttGTTCTTAAACATTAATGACACTtcttttataaaaaatgcattaatttgttaaaatattaattaacctTTATATAATCTTATATTagattaatatgtatatatatttatacacatatttatatataaatgtacCACAGATATACATACACAGAGCGATACATTGTGCTATAATTGAGTTTCTGCAATTTAGGATGCTgtctaaaaaaagaaagaatatcAAGCTTCAAAGGAATAGTATCAATAATAAAAGATATTATTTACTATAGTTTTCTATGTATAGAGGAATGAATACAAAGAAATTGTATCAGGAACTTCTCAAAAATGAACTTCCTAttcaatgtatatgtatacctatACTCTTATACAATAAATCCATAAATCCattgttttcttcttttaaatACATGTATCGTATTGTATGTCGTGTATAGTGTATGTATTTACTTTTACGTGgtctatatacaatatacagcaCATATATAGAAGCATTTATATTTCTGTGAACAATCGTTTCGCGTTAACTAAAATATTACAATCATATTTATACGTTGTACCTTAATTACTAGTGTGTGTATccgttaatttaattacatattCTACaccgataaaaattaataaaacagtAGCTGTACATGATTCGCATTGTACGTTATATTATCGCATCGTACATCATCATATTCCAATGTCTTTCCACTGACTTTCATAATTAACATCGTTATAAAGTTTGTACAATTATCCTCAAGTATTTCAGAGTCattgatatatttttttaatagtaCTTTTTTGTAAGCAAAATCTTATCTAAACGATCACTTCGATATATGTACATTGCATAATTTTCCGACATACAATTAGAGAATAACATTTCATAGTGAAGTATAAGTACTGTACGGTGGTAGTGCGAAATAAGTTCTccagatttctcaattttcatatAATGTTTGAGATTATAAAGATAAATAACGATAACATAAGTGAGAAACGTGACAAAATGCATAAATTAAACTCGCTAGGTGTTGTTTCGTTCGTAGAAATAGATGCTACAACTGGGGATAATTACAAAGCAGTGCATTTTCTAAAACGGTATGTAAGTACGTATAAATGTGaaacaggtaaatatttataatagtaaCAGCTTATCCTCTTACATTAATAATTACATTGACAATTGCATTTCGAATATTGAAAATGTTCATATTCTTTTCACAGAGTACGCGGCGATGCTACAAAAAGTATAAACTGTGACTTTTAACTGTATCTTCAGATTATGTATATGTACCTGCATGACAAAATAAAATCAAACGGTAAGCAAACTGAAAATCAATCAAATTTTAGTTACGAAAGATGAATAAAACATcccaaagaactttcgatacagATTTATCTAAATCGCAAAAAGTTAAATCTTTGTGTAAATGCATGTAGAATATTATAATTGTTACTTTTCAATCACAACGTTATGATATGTTTTATGTCGAAGTTATTCTACGTTAGTACttagaaatacataaaaaaCTATGGCATTTTTCGCAGCTGTATCAATGAACAGACATCCGAAGACACAGTTAAAGATGCTACACACGATAGCACAACCGATTTCAGTTTTCTATTACATTTATAGCATTTTTGGCGGGTGAATTCATTATCGGTACATAATGAACGTACATTCTTATTTCCATaagaatttcattatgaatacatATAGACTAATTAGCAGCCTAAAAAATTCTTTCGAATCTATATCTCATTGTGAACTGTTGTTTCAATTTgagatttaaaataatatatacacaCTACTGTGCAGAAGAAAAAAGCACTCGAccttatttaatagaaaagcataaaagatcaaataagaacacagtaagttttgaaaaaggatttcgctgtttaattgaatagttctgagaatatgtgttattgcagattatctaatacttttaatgcaataaatcaattattgtacaatacaatttctacataaagatactgtttgttatatcttataattatactgggtgcttctttcgtttgcacagtagtgtatacagggtgagtcacctaacgttatcacctcaaataaaTGAGGCTCATACGGCTTTTCATGTCGttctttttagagatatgaatgttaccttcattttttaaaatggaaccacccttttttaaacatctacgaattcagtgactataattgctcaaggtcattcaaggtcacggatagaagaaacgtataaaactaaaatatggaagcagaatacgtttatcaccagtgaaacctgtagTAAACATGCTAAGATCCTTCAATGCTATGGAATGTTCTCAAACATCCTCTAGCCGATGACGCTGCGATTTGTTCACTAACAGTATGTTCCCAAATGCGATTCCGCCTATGCCTTACTCAATGATTGAAAGGTGTGATATTATAACAGTTCACTGTCAATGTAGACAAAATGCATTGCAGGGCGATTGCTTTATGAAGAAAGGTATCCTGAGCGAAACACTTCTAGGCTGACTTTTACTAATATCTACAAGTTATTTAGAAATATTGGAAGTGTAGATGTAAGAAAGCGTAAACGCGAAAGAATCCCATGACTACTGAagacaatgaaattaatattatagcAGCTATAGCTGTCAATCCACATGTGAGTACGAGGAAAATTGCACAAGAAGCAAGCATGAATCAAAGTAGCGTAATACGAGTTCTAGCCCGACATAAATTTCATCCGTCTCATATATCGCTACATCGGGAATTCGTCAGGTTttttctgtctgtgaccttgaatgaccttgagtaattatagtcactgaattcgtaatgaaagggactatcattgtggatgtttaaaaaagggtggttccatttaaaaaaatgaaggtgaccttgatatctctaaaaaaattgacataaaaacaaaaattttttggtgtCGTATGAGCCCTATttgaccattcaactttgtcctcaagacatttagtgtatctttgaaaacaacaaagatatttgaggtgaaaacgttaggtgactcaccctgtatatatatatatatatatatatattctttttcCGATTCAATAGATAAATGAAGAAGAGATGTGTACGTGtagatattaaacattttaaacgAAAACAAATAAAGTGTGTTAATCACACATAGCTATAAGTAATAATGCACATTGGGATTTAAGTTTCTACTTGCTGTATCCTTTGTTTCTTTATGAAACAGCGAAAATATTGCATGTTTACAAACACATAATCCGACATCGTTGATATCTAATTTCACAAACGTCGTAAgacagaagaaaaaaaaatgacttaaaaagaatatttttacaagACAATATGCAGTATTTACAGGTACGATCATAGTTCTCATTCTATTCGTAGGTAAATAGAAATTCTTACAAAGTTTCTGTCGGACACGATGAAAGCAAAAGTGAAGGACGAACAAGTGTAATTAAACATCTTATCATTTAAAGATATTCTTATATAGTATCGTTTTTGCTTTTCTTCTGGCCAGCAGAGATATGATCGAATAAAGTGAAACTGATTGAAATCGTGTTGATCTTATGTATCGTAGCAATGTATCGTAGGACATGGAAGAGTTGTTTTGAAATAGCTGCGTGCCGTGGCTGTGTACACAGATGGTACAGAAATAATTACGAAGAAACTTATAACCCAAAATACAAATGTAAAAATGAAGTAACACTACCTTGACGAAGTTATAAAGTCTATTGCGTGTCTATTTGATTTTCGTTGATTATGATAAAAGCACGGGCAAGCAAGAATAGTTGTTTCGAGTTGAAGATCGGAGATCAGTGGGATGGTCTACTGAATAATTGGATTTAAGCGATGAGATCTTCGGCGCTGGTGAGATGCTCGAATTACTGGATTGTCCTCTCCAACGCCACTGAGAATATCGGTTAGTCATCTGATAAATGCAGTTTTATAACTTTTGCTTGTGCGCGCACTGCAAATCACAGAAATAAAAGGGAGCACTTTGTTAGCCACCTCAGGAGCTACTTCATCCCTAAGCTCTAAATGTAGCTTACACAGCTGACAGGCCTGGACAGTAATCCAATCTAATAAAAaaggtatttttatttttatagcgcATCTAATTTTCTATAATACGTAATACGCAcgaaattaatttagtttaaatgctatttacatttataaaattcataaataaaGTTAATTTCTCTATTcttagtatattattatcattattaatactACTATtgctattactattattattattattattattatttgtccaGGCCTAATGTTATCTTATAAAGAATCTAATTACATGCCTTAAATGAAAGTTTCTTAGTGCATGCTACATGCATGTTGATATTAGCGATCAGTCACGTTTTATAATTTTTGGTACTGCTTCGTATCCttttatatacataaatatatatatacagggtgagtcatctAACGTTTCCACCTCACATATCttcgttgttttcaaagatacatgaggacaaagttgaatggtaaaatggggctcgcacgataccaaacaaatttttgtttttgtcttttttagagatatcaagaggtcaccttcatttttctaAATAGAACCACCCTTTTTTGAACACTTAGAATGATAGTCCCTTCTATtgcgaattcagtgactataattcactaacactgacgcgtaccgctaacttagcttgctccacgcagTACgtgtcagtgttagtgggaagagtggggcgggctccgcGGCGCATCTGGACGAGGGACGTAGCGGTAAGGGGACTGGTTcccgcaaaatatggcaaccctggttgggacttcgattgaagaattactgtatacgttttttctgtccgtgaccttgaatgactttgagtaattatagtcactgaattcgtaatgaaagggactatcattgtagatgtttgaaaaagggtggttccatttaagAAAATGAAACTGACCTTGATATCGCTAAAAAaagacataaaaacaaaaatttttttggtgtcGTATAAgccccccattttaccattcaactttgtcctcgagacatttaatgtatctttgataACAACAAAGATATCTGAGGtgaaaacgttaggtgactcaccctgtataatgtcacaatatataacattaaaaaatatagatttGTGATGATATTCAAGCATTATATAGGCCTAGGTTTGCGTAACCTAGTGAAAACTTGAATAAAAGGATAGAAGctaaattacaaatatataatacaatgcagaggtggagcatattttgatacAGAATATGAAGTAAAGCAATATGTTACAATAAAGTGCAAAAGTCATGAAATTGTTATATGAAGAGAGGCAATGATAACTGTTACTTAGCAGAAGGTTTAGAGTAACAGTTATGAAGACTTACTGCTTTAGAGAATGATAGCGATTTACTCGATCCGCAGACCTGAGAATCATATTCATGCCTTGTTGGGGTTGCGAGATCGAATAATTTGTAGACTCGTGCGAAGTACGAGTCTCGGTGATGCAGGAAGTTCTTATACTGGCCCTTGTCACCGGTTTCGATACAGATATTGACGTAACGGAAGTAGCGGTAGttgtgttgttgttgttgttgatatTATGGATCTGTGTCGCTGGTTTAGTAGACTTAACACGACGCGAAGATGGATCACAGGTACTGTTGACCAGCCAACTGTTTCTATAAGTTTTAGTAAAGATAGTGATCCTTTTGTTTACGTAGATAATGTGCTGAGGTTATTCGAACGCGAGCCAAGTTTAATACGTCCACGAGATAGAAACTGAATATGCAGAGAGATGTTAATCAAGACGCGACAAGTTATTCAAGTATTATAGAGAGGAGAAAGCAACAAAGCAGAAAGCAGAAACAAAGAAAAGGAGGCAATAATATGTAAGCAGTTAAAGAACAATTATCTAACAATAAGCAAAACCGATCTGCTCTCACCTCTTAGCGATAGCTGTTGTCGTGGATCTAGGTAGAACCTTCTTGGTCGAATCCTTTTCCTTATTTCTAGTTAACGCATTACTTGTACTCTTCTGACTTCTAGCTTGCAATAACGGTCTTAAATAAGGGCTAAAAATATAGTATGTATCTATGAGTAATTCGTCCTCTCTGTAAAGAACAGatatatacgtacatatatgCATCTAAaaagaataattgaaataatatttactGTGCAACTGTGGAAGGTTTGGTTGTTGTATTAATGTTGTGATTCGTTGGTAAACTCCTTCGTTTCGCTTTAATTAAGTTTAATTTTCCACCCTGAGTTAATGGCATATATATTGTTGTACTAGTCCCAGCAgcggcaacagcagcagcagcagcagcagcaggagTATGATCGTCCAACGTGATCCCATCTACCCGATGCATTATTCCCGAAACATTATCCTGCACCAAGTGAGATTCCTTAAAATTAGACAAGAATACTGTCTTCGGTCTGCCAACTATAGAGTAAATTCCATATTTGTGTACTGGATTCCCATTTTCCGCATCGAGCTGCAAAGGCTCTTTCAATAGAGAGTGGAGGTACGCTTCCTTCctgtaataaaatttcatttttagtaATGGTTTTCATGTACCACTCATGGACCAATTGTATGTACACCCCCgatcaaaagtatgtggacacttgtTCAATCCTCCTCCTGGAAGAAAAATAATCTTCAATGAATTTAATCGAATTTCATGCGATCTGCTTTATACAGTAttggaaaaaattattatttaatatcataatcactagactgcgaatctttatgcaaaataaaaattgtctgcatcgattgcaaaaaatagaaaccaaattgaatgttatttttgAATAGAGGAGAGATCATATAttggcattttcaattttttcaattttccaacaattttgaatttcatctactcaattttcctataaatgcataaagatccgcagtctaataatcacatACTGTTTACTGCATTTCTTTACACGTTTCTCTAGGGATTGGacctaaaatatatgtatatttgattttttatttttattttcctgaACAATGTAAATTTTTTCGAACACTAAAACAAGAACACTTGTACTTCAAGACTATCTGTTTACATCTAGAAAAGGCCATATACCCAATAgatgttttaaaaaaattcttaaaaatcacTTTTTCACTGAAGTTACACAAGCCCCCTTAAAATACATTCCAAAACATTTTCAGTGGTACGCATACTTTACtatttcaaattctattttacccagctctgtTATAGTACACAAATTTCAACGACAGGTGTCCATCAACTTTTGAGCGGGGGTGTACGTGGAAAATTCAAGTATTATACTACTATTCAAGACAGATCCATACTTTTCCAACCATTGTTGTTGGTGTCCGATCACCGAGCCTGGTCTACATATTCTTATCCATGCGATCGTTTCGTGAGCAGTTAAATGATAATGTTTCATGATATAACAGCCTATCAAAGAACCTGTCCTACCAAGTCCTGCCCTACAATGTACAGCAACGGCGCCGCTCGCGTTTTCcgctattttaagaaattgacgCATAATCGAGTCCGTCGGAGTCGAACCGTCCACGAAAAATAGATCTTTATGTTCAAATCCTGCGTCCGTGAAACTCGAAGCATcataaattttcttattaagACGTATTATGGTAGATACGTTGTTGCGTCGGAAATATGTAAAATACGATTCCGGTGAGTGAAGAGGGTATCCTGCAAAGACGTGAAAATATAAGAGTATTCAAGTCAGTATTGTacaagaaaaataatattgtacGTTGGTATACCAAGAACAGTGCAGACACGTACCGTTTTCTATTTTAGATTTAAGATAAGGCCCGcaaaatgcaataaatttaCCAGGAACGATCCAATTCAAATCTCCGTTCTCAACTCTTTCGAAGTACTCGTATTCTTTCAcacgaaaatcttgaaaattaaaaaatcccaGTCTGTGGCACTTGTATATGGCACTTAGACATTCGCTCAACGATATTTGGAAGCACGGCGTACCAACAGAAGCATCGCGAAACATGATAAACGGGCAATTGGGACTGCTAGTTAAACAATTGAACGCATCTTCGGCTGTACGTTTCAAATACAATATCTAAAAAAAAAGTATTGtttcattattatattatataatgtttACTTAAAATGTTCCATGAAACGATCTTACCGCGTAGCTTCCAATAAGGAAAGCGGCGTTCAATCTCTTCTCCGGATCCATGGTTGTGTAATGTataatctttttcttctttaaggTGACCGCCTTCAGCTTTTTATTCACTTTCTGACAGTAATGATACAACATCGCAAGATTCAATGGGCCAAaatcattataaaaattttcataaactAATTCGTCGTCGATACTGAAATAATGTGTGTTTGGAGTACTCTTTGGCTTTATCGTCGTTCtcaatgttataaaatataatcgatctaaaaaaataaggaaAAAAATACACCATATGTCTAAATATGTAGATTTCATCGAACCACCCATAATAATTTGAAACATAATGACTTGTGAAAGAATGATTTCAAACACAGTTTACCTTTTATAAATTCTGTCGTGCATACTAGTATGTCGTTTGTATCCTCCATTTCTTGTTTTGTTCTAACACGGTCTGCTTCTACGAAATCCAATCAAATACGACTGTCATTAATGTAACCAACGAAATAAGGGTCGCAATTCAATTAAGCACGATTAGAGATTACAACAAATATACAAACATATACAgaaggatagagagagagagagagtaaataGTCGTGATGAAAATAAACTAGATTCATCTACCTACACGCAAGCACACGCAAGCGTGTTTACAAGAATCATTTAACCGATATGCGAATTCATAATTAGAACACCATACATGACGATGCTCTATCAAAGAATGCTTACACTTACCTATGCACCTGTGTGACCGTTACAAGATTCAAACTTGGTCAATCAAGAGTCGGCGATGGCCGATCGGTTGTGTCGTCCTACAGCTCTTCCGGTTATATTACacattcaaataatttcatacttTACGTGTATGTCATCGTTTATCTTGTCTTATACTATACGGACTATTTTCAGAAACTATATTTCAATGTTTCGATTTTTACATGTatcataatatatattattatccaCCATACGAGCAAAACGTAGTTTTCGTACGTACTGCCATATTGGTTGATCTTGGAATATTATACTGATCACCATATATAAAGTTGACGTTTCGAGCAAAGAACATTGTAGGATGTAATCGACGTTTCGTTACAATAAGTTCAGACTATTTACAACTATGTATACGTATGTAACGTATgtttgtatgtatatatgtatgtacgtacGTATGTAACAATACGAGTACAAATACCGTGACAATTCTCGCTCAAACTTTATTTGGAACGTTGCAAGTTGCAACGGACTAATTTAGACAACTGGACAACGATTATCCATACATTGAAAAACAGCGCACTCTATGTCACAAAACATCCTTTTTCATATTGTAACCTGTTGTAACTTATCTTTCAAACTTCAAATTTTTcccaaaatttgtattcatataTATAAATAGGTGTTCGATTATGTAAGTTGTATagatatataaatgtataaattatgGATGTATGTTACATGTACTAAAGACTTACAATTAGATCTTAGATCATATATTACTTATAGACccggtatatatgtatatatatagatataggaTATGCATAGGA includes the following:
- the Cdc14 gene encoding cell division cycle protein 14 isoform X12, whose product is MEDTNDILVCTTEFIKDRLYFITLRTTIKPKSTPNTHYFSIDDELVYENFYNDFGPLNLAMLYHYCQKVNKKLKAVTLKKKKIIHYTTMDPEKRLNAAFLIGSYAILYLKRTAEDAFNCLTSSPNCPFIMFRDASVGTPCFQISLSECLSAIYKCHRLGFFNFQDFRVKEYEYFERVENGDLNWIVPGKFIAFCGPYLKSKIENGYPLHSPESYFTYFRRNNVSTIIRLNKKIYDASSFTDAGFEHKDLFFVDGSTPTDSIMRQFLKIAENASGAVAVHCRAGLGRTGSLIGCYIMKHYHLTAHETIAWIRICRPGSVIGHQQQWLEKKEAYLHSLLKEPLQLDAENGNPVHKYGIYSIVGRPKTVFLSNFKESHLVQDNVSGIMHRVDGITLDDHTPAAAAAAAVAAAGTSTTIYMPLTQGGKLNLIKAKRRSLPTNHNINTTTKPSTVAHPYLRPLLQARSQKSTSNALTRNKEKDSTKKVLPRSTTTAIAKRLDYCPGLSAV
- the Cdc14 gene encoding cell division cycle protein 14 isoform X5 codes for the protein MEDTNDILVCTTEFIKDRLYFITLRTTIKPKSTPNTHYFSIDDELVYENFYNDFGPLNLAMLYHYCQKVNKKLKAVTLKKKKIIHYTTMDPEKRLNAAFLIGSYAILYLKRTAEDAFNCLTSSPNCPFIMFRDASVGTPCFQISLSECLSAIYKCHRLGFFNFQDFRVKEYEYFERVENGDLNWIVPGKFIAFCGPYLKSKIENGYPLHSPESYFTYFRRNNVSTIIRLNKKIYDASSFTDAGFEHKDLFFVDGSTPTDSIMRQFLKIAENASGAVAVHCRAGLGRTGSLIGCYIMKHYHLTAHETIAWIRICRPGSVIGHQQQWLEKKEAYLHSLLKEPLQLDAENGNPVHKYGIYSIVGRPKTVFLSNFKESHLVQDNVSGIMHRVDGITLDDHTPAAAAAAAVAAAGTSTTIYMPLTQGGKLNLIKAKRRSLPTNHNINTTTKPSTVAQEDELLIDTYYIFSPYLRPLLQARSQKSTSNALTRNKEKDSTKKVLPRSTTTAIAKRNSWLVNSTCDPSSRRVKSTKPATQIHNINNNNNTTTATSVTSISVSKPVTRASIRTSCITETRTSHESTNYSISQPQQGMNMILRSADRVNRYHSLKQLDYCPGLSAV